The Spiroplasma citri genome has a segment encoding these proteins:
- the uvrC gene encoding excinuclease ABC subunit UvrC, with protein MSEKLSLKEQVEILPAKPGCYLFYNNYHQVLYVGKAKNLRSRVSSYFNKVYNYKTTRLVQEIVRLETIITKTEKEALILEHNLIKQYKPKYNILLNDDKHYPYIVITKEKDPQYLYVRNIHQKYARYYGPFPEGSHAREIIKVLERLYPLRRCKGNLGKPCLYYHINQCSGACVKTVSPDYYIKMIKKVHSFFKGNFTETKKLLEKRMLQAADNLQFEEAHKLKLLIRNLDWTLSSQTVEMLNQNDDLDVISLYQTAEHLVLTTLFYRAGKLSYKDYEYYHLDFAEDCQELYRLYLQNIYQKNILPTKIIVNEIIALPELNLLFDNRVFHPKTPIEKTIMKLATENSYESYVQYQTTAQRELNNAEVLKELQMLLDLSELPYLIEMIDIANINDEFVTGGVIVYKNGRLSRNDYRKYNLEIPDQDDTHRIAAVVTRRYQKVIQEEQALPNLIIMDGGIQQVNACLKELAKLDLAIPVIGLVKNNQHKTDHLLNLKKEKIYLDKSSRLFLFLTRIQDDVHHFAITSFRRRQTKALTTSILETIPGFGKQRIKLLNHHFESIGAIKKASDAELYQVLHSKKLIENLRKFLEHFGK; from the coding sequence ATGTCAGAAAAATTATCGTTAAAAGAACAAGTTGAAATTTTACCAGCCAAACCAGGGTGTTATTTATTTTACAATAATTATCATCAAGTATTATATGTTGGAAAAGCAAAAAACTTACGAAGTCGGGTTAGTTCTTATTTTAACAAAGTTTATAATTATAAAACAACTCGTTTAGTTCAGGAAATTGTTCGTTTAGAAACAATTATTACAAAAACTGAAAAAGAAGCATTAATTTTAGAACATAACTTAATTAAACAGTATAAACCAAAGTATAATATTTTGTTAAATGATGATAAACATTATCCTTATATTGTAATTACAAAAGAAAAAGATCCCCAATACTTATATGTTCGTAATATTCACCAAAAGTATGCCCGTTATTATGGACCATTCCCTGAGGGAAGTCATGCGCGGGAAATTATTAAAGTTTTAGAACGATTATATCCTTTACGTCGTTGTAAAGGGAATCTTGGAAAACCTTGTCTTTATTATCATATTAATCAATGCTCAGGTGCTTGTGTTAAAACAGTATCTCCGGACTATTACATAAAAATGATTAAAAAAGTTCATAGTTTTTTTAAAGGTAATTTTACTGAAACAAAAAAACTGTTAGAAAAACGAATGTTGCAAGCAGCAGATAATTTACAATTTGAAGAAGCACATAAATTAAAACTTTTAATTCGAAATTTAGATTGAACTTTGTCATCACAAACAGTTGAAATGTTAAATCAAAATGATGATTTAGACGTTATTAGTTTGTATCAAACTGCTGAACATTTAGTTTTAACAACTTTATTTTATCGTGCTGGAAAATTAAGTTATAAAGATTATGAATATTACCATCTTGATTTTGCCGAAGATTGCCAAGAACTATATCGCTTATACTTACAAAATATTTATCAAAAAAATATTTTGCCAACAAAAATAATTGTTAATGAGATAATTGCATTGCCAGAATTAAATTTGTTATTTGATAATCGTGTTTTTCATCCTAAAACACCAATTGAAAAAACAATTATGAAATTGGCGACTGAAAATAGTTATGAATCTTATGTACAATATCAGACAACTGCTCAACGAGAATTAAATAATGCTGAAGTTTTAAAAGAATTACAAATGCTTTTAGATTTATCCGAATTGCCATATTTAATTGAGATGATTGATATTGCTAATATTAATGATGAATTTGTGACTGGTGGTGTTATTGTTTATAAAAATGGTCGACTATCACGAAATGATTATCGTAAATATAATTTAGAAATTCCGGATCAAGATGATACGCATCGTATTGCAGCTGTTGTTACGCGTCGTTATCAAAAAGTTATTCAAGAAGAACAAGCCCTTCCTAATTTAATTATTATGGATGGTGGGATTCAACAAGTAAATGCTTGTTTAAAAGAACTAGCAAAATTAGATTTAGCAATTCCCGTGATTGGGTTAGTTAAAAATAATCAACATAAAACTGATCATTTGCTTAATTTGAAAAAAGAAAAAATATATTTGGATAAAAGTAGTCGTTTATTTTTATTTTTAACAAGAATACAAGATGATGTTCATCATTTTGCAATTACTAGTTTTCGTCGTCGGCAAACAAAAGCTTTGACAACAAGTATTTTAGAAACAATCCCAGGATTTGGTAAACAACGAATTAAATTATTAAATCACCATTTTGAAAGTATTGGTGCGATTAAAAAAGCAAGTGATGCTGAATTATATCAAGTATTGCATAGTAAAAAACTTATTGAAAATTTAAGAAAATTTTTGGAACATTTTGGTAAATAA